In Aquiflexum balticum DSM 16537, a single genomic region encodes these proteins:
- a CDS encoding cytidine deaminase: protein MNRKIELTVSLEVVQQKNWSEQDKILIAKATNILESAHAPYSGFLVGAALLLENGAIFAANNQENVSFPVGICAERAVLSYAMANHPDIRPVKIVIVAKRKGESEFATVTPCGLCRQTINEYEVKFNSPIEISMLNPNGEILKASGIEQLLPFRFNNLKG, encoded by the coding sequence ATGAACAGAAAAATAGAGTTGACGGTAAGCCTTGAAGTAGTGCAACAAAAAAATTGGTCCGAACAGGATAAGATTCTGATTGCCAAAGCAACCAATATTTTAGAAAGTGCGCACGCTCCATATTCCGGATTTTTGGTGGGGGCAGCATTATTACTGGAAAACGGAGCTATATTCGCAGCAAATAACCAGGAGAATGTTTCTTTTCCAGTTGGAATATGTGCAGAAAGGGCCGTTTTGAGTTATGCAATGGCAAACCATCCTGACATAAGACCTGTCAAAATTGTAATCGTAGCAAAAAGAAAAGGAGAATCAGAATTCGCAACTGTTACTCCTTGTGGACTTTGCAGGCAAACAATCAACGAATATGAAGTCAAATTCAATAGTCCAATAGAAATTTCTATGCTGAATCCAAACGGCGAAATTCTGAAAGCATCAGGTATAGAACAGCTTTTGCCATTCAGGTTCAATAATTTAAAGGGTTGA
- a CDS encoding tRNA1(Val) (adenine(37)-N6)-methyltransferase — protein MKNSSFQFKQFAVQQDKCAMKISTDGVILGAYAGQGNPKKILDIGAGTGVISLMLAQRFPEAMITGIEIDKDASKQASENIRNSPWNNRIRILNQSFQEFSKHHQDKFDLIVSNPPYFPNHLKTEDYQRNLAMHNDTLPFEELMAGIKSMMDQEATSWLILPPYQMEETNKIAEVLRLFAFEKLKIQDKPAKNIIRLIQGFSFLKKDLKISGLSIKDEDNKYSKVYSDLLKEFLIIF, from the coding sequence ATGAAAAACTCCTCCTTCCAGTTCAAACAATTTGCTGTGCAACAGGACAAATGTGCCATGAAAATCAGCACAGATGGGGTAATATTGGGAGCATATGCAGGTCAGGGAAATCCAAAAAAAATTTTGGATATCGGGGCAGGCACTGGGGTAATTTCATTGATGCTTGCACAGAGGTTCCCGGAAGCGATGATCACGGGGATTGAAATTGATAAAGATGCTTCCAAGCAGGCAAGTGAAAATATCCGAAATAGCCCTTGGAATAACCGAATCAGGATTTTGAATCAAAGTTTTCAGGAATTCAGTAAACACCATCAGGATAAGTTTGACCTGATTGTCAGCAATCCCCCGTATTTCCCAAATCACTTGAAAACCGAGGATTACCAAAGAAATTTAGCTATGCATAACGACACTTTGCCTTTTGAGGAATTGATGGCAGGAATAAAAAGTATGATGGATCAAGAAGCCACTTCCTGGCTGATTCTCCCTCCCTATCAGATGGAAGAAACCAACAAAATCGCTGAGGTATTAAGGTTGTTTGCTTTTGAAAAACTAAAAATTCAAGACAAGCCGGCTAAAAACATTATCAGGTTAATTCAAGGGTTTTCCTTCTTGAAAAAGGATTTAAAAATTTCCGGTTTGAGTATTAAAGATGAAGACAACAAGTACTCAAAAGTATATTCCGACCTGTTAAAAGAGTTCCTTATCATTTTTTAG
- a CDS encoding addiction module protein gives MKVVLEIDDDKLGDFFSLIQSIEYANIKEPSEIPSWQKSEILKRISELESGKIKKRSWDSAKVEIFKK, from the coding sequence ATGAAAGTAGTGTTGGAAATAGATGACGATAAGTTGGGGGATTTTTTTTCCTTAATTCAATCAATAGAATACGCAAATATCAAAGAACCTTCCGAAATTCCATCTTGGCAAAAATCTGAGATTTTAAAGCGGATTTCAGAATTGGAAAGTGGAAAGATCAAGAAGAGATCTTGGGATTCGGCAAAAGTTGAAATTTTCAAAAAATAA
- a CDS encoding type II toxin-antitoxin system RelE/ParE family toxin, whose protein sequence is MDFIVTITEPAEEDLREVFLWYESKRVGLGERFKDIFENTIYSLKSNPFKFQIRYSNIRIRFLKKFPFGIHYTIVENEIIIHGVFHTSQDPSSWKRE, encoded by the coding sequence ATGGATTTCATAGTTACTATAACTGAGCCAGCTGAGGAAGATTTAAGGGAGGTGTTTTTATGGTATGAGAGTAAAAGAGTTGGTTTGGGAGAACGTTTTAAAGATATTTTTGAAAACACTATATATAGTTTAAAAAGCAACCCATTTAAATTTCAAATCAGATATTCAAATATTAGAATTCGATTTTTGAAAAAGTTCCCTTTTGGAATTCACTATACTATTGTGGAGAATGAAATAATTATCCATGGAGTTTTCCATACCTCACAAGATCCATCAAGTTGGAAAAGGGAATAA
- a CDS encoding MarC family protein: MLNFKEIFSVTLILFSVIDILGSIPIVINLRKKVGHIQSGKATIAAGVLMILFLLVGKSILGLFGIGVEDFAIAGALIIFALGAEMILGIELFKPDPEASTTSASIVPIAFPLIAGAGTLTTILTLKAEYTQANIAVGIVINLAIVYAVLKSTNWLERKLGKTGLDVLRRIFGIILLSIAIKIFKGALFTGEMI, encoded by the coding sequence ATGCTCAATTTCAAAGAAATATTTTCGGTCACATTGATCCTTTTTTCAGTGATTGACATTCTGGGTTCTATACCTATTGTCATCAATCTTAGAAAAAAAGTGGGGCATATTCAATCTGGCAAGGCTACTATTGCTGCCGGTGTTTTGATGATTCTGTTCTTGTTAGTAGGTAAATCTATCTTGGGATTATTTGGAATAGGGGTAGAGGATTTTGCCATTGCGGGTGCATTGATAATTTTTGCTTTGGGGGCGGAAATGATATTGGGTATTGAACTTTTCAAACCTGACCCTGAGGCTTCCACTACGAGTGCATCAATAGTACCTATTGCTTTCCCTTTGATAGCAGGTGCAGGGACTTTGACCACGATTTTGACACTCAAAGCAGAATATACTCAGGCCAATATTGCAGTAGGAATCGTGATCAACCTGGCAATAGTTTATGCGGTATTGAAAAGTACAAATTGGTTGGAAAGGAAATTGGGAAAAACAGGTTTGGATGTGCTGAGAAGGATTTTCGGCATCATTTTATTATCCATTGCTATCAAGATTTTCAAGGGCGCATTGTTTACCGGCGAAATGATCTAA
- a CDS encoding aminotransferase class V-fold PLP-dependent enzyme, whose translation MISFAPGPSKVYDSLPQYMQDAYEKGILSANHRSAVFMNLYQETETLMREKLHVPQDYRLLFTSSATENWEIISQSIVQSAGYHIFSGSFGKKWFDYAKYIEPKCHPHKLEADQTLSVEELEIGEEFDLIAITQNETSNATKVSNETIAAVANKYPEKMIAVDTTSSMGGIELDFRLADIWYASVQKCFGLPAGLGILIISPKAIAKAKDKGEKGRYNSLNFMLENAEIYQTHYTPNVFGIYLLYRVLQDIPEIQHIDQKTRERMRILEDTIANTGKLRMLIQNPEARSSTVLAITGKEEMISEIKKSAEKEGMQMGGGYGPLKASSFRIANFPAISDSEFQNLISFLKKY comes from the coding sequence ATGATCTCATTTGCACCGGGACCTTCCAAGGTCTATGACAGCTTACCCCAATACATGCAGGATGCTTACGAAAAAGGTATACTGAGCGCTAATCACCGTTCTGCTGTTTTCATGAACCTCTATCAGGAAACAGAAACATTGATGCGTGAAAAGCTTCATGTGCCTCAGGATTACAGATTACTTTTCACTTCCTCTGCGACGGAAAATTGGGAGATCATTTCCCAATCCATCGTGCAGTCAGCAGGCTATCATATCTTTTCCGGTTCATTCGGAAAAAAATGGTTTGATTATGCCAAATATATTGAGCCTAAATGCCATCCCCATAAATTAGAGGCTGATCAAACACTGAGTGTGGAAGAATTGGAGATTGGAGAAGAATTTGATCTGATTGCCATTACCCAAAATGAGACTTCCAACGCTACTAAGGTTTCAAATGAGACCATAGCAGCAGTAGCAAACAAGTATCCCGAAAAGATGATCGCTGTAGATACAACTTCTTCTATGGGCGGAATTGAGTTGGATTTTCGATTGGCGGATATTTGGTATGCTTCAGTACAGAAATGTTTTGGACTGCCCGCAGGATTGGGAATCTTGATAATTTCTCCTAAAGCTATTGCAAAAGCAAAAGATAAGGGTGAAAAAGGAAGGTATAACAGTCTGAACTTTATGCTTGAAAATGCAGAAATCTATCAAACGCATTATACCCCCAATGTTTTTGGGATTTATCTTTTATATAGGGTTTTGCAGGACATTCCTGAAATCCAGCATATAGACCAAAAAACCAGGGAAAGGATGAGAATTCTGGAAGACACCATTGCCAATACAGGAAAGCTAAGAATGCTTATCCAAAACCCTGAAGCGAGAAGCAGTACAGTTTTGGCCATTACCGGAAAGGAAGAAATGATCTCCGAAATCAAAAAATCGGCTGAAAAAGAAGGGATGCAAATGGGCGGTGGCTATGGCCCTTTGAAAGCCAGCAGTTTCAGAATAGCTAATTTCCCGGCCATCTCCGATTCGGAATTTCAAAATCTGATCAGCTTTCTCAAAAAATACTAG
- a CDS encoding UPF0158 family protein, with protein sequence MLTLSEKEVENIAALLLKGMICFYQLDNKKIYHLPDNEDYFNYDLTPEEEDILDEIEDNPDNFAEFTKMETSQDHQMMENFAERSVKERNFQDELFNALSKPKAATGFKFLIDSSGKYKDKWNEYRIQQYKDWVKEQVDIFNYSEE encoded by the coding sequence ATGCTTACCCTATCTGAAAAAGAAGTTGAGAATATAGCAGCATTACTGCTTAAAGGGATGATTTGTTTTTACCAATTAGACAACAAAAAAATCTATCATTTACCTGATAATGAGGACTATTTCAATTATGACCTTACTCCCGAGGAGGAAGATATTTTGGACGAAATAGAAGATAACCCTGATAATTTTGCCGAATTCACAAAGATGGAAACCAGTCAGGACCATCAGATGATGGAAAATTTTGCGGAAAGAAGTGTAAAGGAACGAAATTTCCAAGATGAGCTTTTCAATGCTTTGAGTAAGCCAAAGGCAGCAACCGGTTTTAAATTTTTGATTGACAGTTCCGGAAAATATAAAGATAAGTGGAATGAATACCGGATTCAGCAATACAAAGACTGGGTTAAAGAGCAAGTAGATATTTTCAATTACTCAGAAGAGTAA
- a CDS encoding alpha/beta hydrolase: MKSSIRYQHIAHYSTSHVINRDEKEIIIALHGYGQLAEFFIKKFEPLYKEDRLIVVPEATNYAYAKGFSGKVGANWMTHHERESAIENNHNYLNSLLNALLIKYTIKPTIKILGFSQGAATATRWVSQLNVPVKSLVLWAGGFAHDLDFEEIGEKLKDSEVLFVTGDSDDLITPESISKQDELISRLSCEVKKLQFEGGHELDLPLLKKIFDQ; the protein is encoded by the coding sequence ATGAAATCATCTATTAGGTATCAGCATATCGCACATTACAGCACATCTCATGTTATAAACCGGGATGAAAAAGAAATAATTATAGCCTTGCATGGCTATGGTCAATTAGCTGAATTTTTTATCAAAAAATTTGAGCCGCTATATAAGGAAGATAGGTTGATAGTAGTCCCGGAAGCTACAAATTATGCCTATGCAAAAGGTTTTTCTGGAAAAGTCGGCGCCAATTGGATGACCCACCATGAGAGAGAATCTGCCATTGAGAATAATCATAATTATCTCAATTCACTTTTGAATGCATTACTCATTAAATACACGATCAAACCTACAATCAAGATTCTGGGATTTTCCCAAGGGGCCGCCACGGCTACAAGATGGGTCAGTCAATTAAATGTCCCTGTCAAATCATTGGTTCTTTGGGCCGGTGGTTTTGCCCATGACCTTGATTTTGAAGAGATAGGAGAAAAACTTAAGGATTCAGAAGTGCTGTTTGTAACAGGTGATTCTGACGATTTGATTACACCGGAATCTATTTCAAAACAAGATGAATTGATATCCAGGCTTTCGTGCGAGGTCAAGAAGCTTCAATTCGAGGGAGGACATGAATTAGACCTACCTTTACTCAAAAAGATTTTTGACCAATAA
- the rnhA gene encoding ribonuclease HI, translated as MITIFTDGAAKGNPGPGGYGVVLKYNQHRKELSGGYRLTTNNRMELLAVIRALQELKVRDIPVTIYSDSKYVVDAIEKGWLWSWQKKGFKDKKNIDLWKIYIPLHVRYKPKFVWVKGHAGHIENERCDQLAVAAAEMPNLPADEGYENG; from the coding sequence ATGATTACAATCTTTACAGACGGTGCCGCCAAAGGTAATCCCGGCCCGGGAGGGTATGGGGTTGTTTTGAAATATAATCAACATCGAAAAGAACTATCAGGAGGCTACAGGCTTACAACCAATAACCGAATGGAACTCTTGGCTGTTATCCGTGCACTTCAGGAATTGAAAGTAAGAGATATTCCTGTGACCATTTACTCAGACAGTAAATATGTAGTGGATGCCATCGAAAAGGGATGGCTTTGGAGTTGGCAGAAAAAAGGATTCAAGGACAAAAAGAACATAGATCTCTGGAAAATATATATTCCATTGCATGTCAGGTACAAACCGAAGTTCGTATGGGTAAAAGGCCATGCCGGACATATTGAAAATGAACGCTGTGATCAATTGGCAGTAGCCGCAGCGGAAATGCCCAATTTACCGGCAGATGAGGGCTATGAGAATGGTTAA
- a CDS encoding saccharopine dehydrogenase family protein, translated as MHTILILGAGKSSVFLIDHFLRSAKEKNRKVIIADISEEIAREKIKNHPDGQAVRINLDDEVDRRSLIGNSDVVISMLPAFLHPIIAKDCLDLGRNFFSASYESEDLRKMKNDIESKGLFFLNECGLDPGIDHMSSIQVINREKALGNKIISFKSFTGGVLSPESEDNPWKYKFTWNPRNVVLAGKGVSMFIRNGKYKYIPYHMLFRRLETISFDQVGDFDGYANRDSLSYRKIYGLEDIPTLLRGTLRRSGFCQSWDVFVQLGLTDDSFEMDLPDGFTQRMLFNSFLPFHEYKTVEEKLIELLPWVDDSVLDKIKWLGLLSDVPLAKTKGSPAAILQSILEEKWKLNPQDKDMIVMQHQFEVETPMGLKKIISSLVCKGENQEYTAMAKTVGLPLAIAVDLFLEGNIKLKGLHIPVLPEIYDPILSALEKEGIIFEEKISVG; from the coding sequence ATGCATACAATTTTAATCCTAGGTGCAGGAAAATCCTCTGTTTTTCTAATTGATCATTTTTTGAGATCAGCAAAAGAAAAAAACAGGAAAGTTATTATTGCAGATATCTCAGAAGAAATTGCTCGAGAAAAAATAAAAAACCATCCTGATGGGCAGGCAGTAAGAATCAACCTTGATGATGAAGTTGATAGAAGATCACTTATTGGTAATTCCGATGTGGTTATTTCCATGCTTCCGGCTTTTTTACACCCTATCATTGCCAAGGACTGCCTGGATTTGGGAAGAAATTTTTTTTCTGCATCCTATGAATCGGAAGACCTCAGAAAGATGAAAAATGACATTGAATCTAAAGGTCTATTTTTTCTGAATGAATGTGGGCTTGATCCGGGTATTGATCATATGTCGTCCATACAGGTGATAAATCGGGAGAAGGCATTGGGTAATAAAATCATTTCTTTTAAATCCTTTACAGGAGGGGTACTCTCACCCGAAAGTGAGGACAATCCTTGGAAATATAAATTCACCTGGAATCCAAGGAATGTAGTATTGGCAGGAAAAGGGGTATCGATGTTTATCAGGAATGGGAAATATAAATACATACCTTATCACATGCTATTCAGAAGATTAGAGACCATCAGCTTTGACCAAGTGGGTGATTTTGATGGCTATGCTAACAGGGATTCTTTAAGTTACCGTAAAATATACGGATTAGAAGATATACCTACCCTGTTAAGGGGAACTTTAAGGAGGTCAGGGTTTTGTCAAAGTTGGGATGTGTTTGTACAGCTTGGACTTACTGATGACTCTTTTGAGATGGATCTGCCGGATGGTTTTACCCAAAGGATGTTATTCAATTCATTTTTGCCTTTTCACGAATATAAAACGGTAGAAGAAAAACTCATTGAACTTCTTCCTTGGGTAGATGATTCTGTTTTAGATAAAATAAAATGGCTTGGCCTATTATCGGATGTGCCCTTGGCAAAAACAAAAGGAAGCCCTGCAGCAATTCTTCAGTCGATTTTGGAGGAGAAATGGAAACTTAATCCTCAGGATAAAGATATGATAGTAATGCAGCATCAATTTGAGGTAGAGACTCCAATGGGTTTGAAAAAAATCATTTCCAGTTTGGTTTGTAAGGGAGAGAATCAAGAATATACAGCAATGGCCAAAACTGTAGGTCTGCCCTTGGCTATTGCAGTGGATTTGTTTTTGGAGGGAAATATCAAACTAAAAGGATTACATATTCCAGTATTACCTGAAATTTATGATCCGATTTTGTCTGCTTTGGAAAAAGAGGGGATCATTTTTGAAGAAAAAATTTCAGTAGGTTAA
- a CDS encoding ABC transporter permease, which translates to MGKVWLVIQREYLSRVQKKSFLLATVLTPLIFPAIMGIFLWISVGDTSSSALRIIEVVDENNLFFIESSEQYAFSFSNLNIDEAKQMVQDGERFGFLYIPKIDLTKPSGIVYYAEKNPSMSLILFLESNLKRRIEEQRLFESGIDPEVINAYRTKVSIQSITLDISGEEKISDATVNYAIGFLAGILIYIFIFVYGNQIMQGVIEEKSSRIIEILISSIKPFQLMLGKIIGIGAVGLTQFLIWIILIGSVSSIVMGYFGMQMPQQQIIDLANPEMGQMMNGDDDIGRIIQTIQGIDFFQLTLTFVFYFLGGYLLYGAFFAAVGAAIDAPSEAQQFMLPITIPLLIGYLGLFVFVLNDPNSNVSFWLSIIPLTSPIAMMGRVSFGVPFSDLLLSMSLLIGGFFFSTWVAGKIYRIGILIHGTKVNYKTIWKWIKST; encoded by the coding sequence ATGGGTAAAGTTTGGTTGGTAATTCAGCGAGAATATCTTTCCCGCGTACAAAAAAAATCCTTTTTGTTAGCAACTGTGCTGACCCCCTTGATCTTTCCGGCGATAATGGGGATTTTTCTTTGGATTTCAGTGGGTGACACTTCCAGTTCTGCTTTGAGAATTATCGAAGTCGTGGATGAAAACAATCTTTTTTTTATTGAGAGTTCTGAACAGTATGCTTTCTCTTTTTCCAATCTAAATATAGATGAAGCAAAACAAATGGTACAGGATGGGGAAAGATTCGGCTTTCTTTATATTCCCAAGATTGACCTTACTAAACCTTCAGGAATAGTTTATTATGCTGAAAAAAATCCAAGCATGAGTCTTATCTTGTTTTTGGAATCCAACCTGAAACGGCGAATTGAAGAACAAAGGCTTTTTGAATCAGGGATTGATCCTGAGGTAATCAATGCATACAGAACCAAAGTGTCTATTCAGTCCATTACTTTAGACATCAGCGGTGAAGAAAAAATATCTGATGCAACTGTCAACTATGCAATAGGGTTTTTGGCAGGCATCTTGATTTATATTTTCATTTTTGTCTATGGAAATCAAATAATGCAAGGTGTAATTGAAGAAAAATCCAGTCGTATTATTGAAATTTTGATTTCATCCATCAAACCTTTTCAACTGATGTTGGGAAAGATTATCGGAATAGGAGCGGTGGGATTAACTCAGTTTTTGATATGGATTATTCTTATTGGAAGTGTATCTTCAATTGTGATGGGTTATTTTGGCATGCAGATGCCACAACAACAAATTATTGACCTTGCCAATCCTGAAATGGGTCAAATGATGAATGGAGATGATGATATAGGCCGTATCATTCAGACTATTCAAGGAATCGACTTTTTCCAACTTACATTGACGTTTGTTTTTTATTTTCTAGGAGGTTATCTGCTTTATGGAGCTTTTTTCGCAGCTGTTGGAGCAGCTATCGATGCACCTTCGGAAGCTCAGCAATTTATGCTTCCCATCACGATTCCGTTGCTAATTGGTTATTTAGGACTTTTTGTGTTTGTATTGAATGACCCAAACAGTAATGTCTCATTTTGGCTGTCCATTATACCTTTGACTTCACCAATTGCCATGATGGGTCGGGTTAGTTTTGGAGTACCTTTTTCCGATTTACTGCTTTCAATGTCTTTATTGATAGGAGGGTTTTTTTTCAGTACCTGGGTAGCTGGGAAAATATATCGGATTGGGATATTAATTCATGGTACCAAAGTGAATTATAAAACAATCTGGAAATGGATCAAGTCAACTTGA
- the aroQ gene encoding type II 3-dehydroquinate dehydratase translates to MKILILNGPNLNLLGKREPEIYGSTSFEDYFETLRTKFHDLDLHYFQSNIEGEIIDKIHEVGFDFDAILINAGGYTHTSVAISDAIAGVTTPVLEVHISNIYKREEFRHKSIITKECVGMISGLGLKGYELGIRFFLKQ, encoded by the coding sequence TTGAAAATCCTCATCCTCAACGGCCCAAATCTCAATCTCTTGGGAAAAAGAGAACCTGAGATATACGGCAGCACTTCCTTTGAAGATTATTTTGAAACCCTGAGAACTAAGTTTCATGATCTCGATTTACATTATTTTCAAAGCAATATTGAAGGAGAAATCATCGACAAAATCCATGAAGTTGGATTTGACTTTGATGCCATACTCATCAATGCCGGAGGATATACACATACATCTGTGGCTATTTCTGATGCTATTGCAGGAGTGACCACTCCAGTATTGGAGGTGCACATTTCCAATATTTACAAGAGAGAGGAGTTCCGTCACAAAAGCATCATCACAAAAGAATGTGTTGGCATGATATCTGGTCTTGGTCTTAAAGGGTATGAACTGGGCATCAGGTTTTTTCTAAAACAGTAG